The Blastococcus sp. HT6-4 genome window below encodes:
- a CDS encoding DLW-39 family protein: protein MLKKLALAAVAAGALAAVRKRSTGRNEADLWHEATSGPGSVSTPTR from the coding sequence GTGCTGAAGAAGCTGGCGCTCGCCGCCGTCGCCGCTGGTGCACTGGCCGCCGTCCGGAAGCGGTCGACGGGCAGGAACGAGGCCGATCTCTGGCACGAGGCCACGAGCGGCCCAGGATCGGTCAGCACGCCCACCCGCTGA
- a CDS encoding peptidylprolyl isomerase, producing MTESTPARRAVLHTNHGDITVDLFPDHAPKTVANFADLAEGRREWTHPATRQKTTDKLYDGTVFHRIIEGFMIQGGDPLGQGIGGPGYQFGDEIHPDLAFTKPYLFAMANAGPGTNGSQFFITVAPTTWLTGKHTIFGEVADQPSRDVVDRIAAVPTGRNDRPAEDVVIESVEVQRS from the coding sequence GTGACTGAATCGACTCCCGCCCGCCGCGCGGTCCTGCACACCAACCACGGCGACATCACCGTGGACCTCTTCCCCGACCACGCGCCGAAGACGGTCGCCAACTTCGCCGACCTCGCCGAGGGCCGCCGCGAGTGGACCCACCCCGCGACCCGCCAGAAGACGACGGACAAGCTCTACGACGGCACGGTGTTCCACCGGATCATCGAGGGCTTCATGATCCAGGGCGGCGACCCGCTCGGTCAGGGCATCGGTGGCCCCGGGTACCAGTTCGGCGACGAGATCCACCCCGACCTGGCCTTCACCAAGCCGTACCTGTTCGCGATGGCCAACGCCGGCCCCGGCACCAACGGCTCCCAGTTCTTCATCACCGTCGCGCCGACGACCTGGCTGACCGGCAAGCACACGATCTTCGGTGAGGTCGCCGACCAGCCCAGCCGCGACGTCGTCGACCGGATCGCCGCCGTTCCCACCGGCCGCAACGACCGCCCCGCCGAGGACGTGGTGATCGAGTCCGTCGAGGTGCAGCGCAGCTGA
- a CDS encoding DUF3566 domain-containing protein: MSDRTHGSVRTDSRAGEGAPSGPPTGDAKTTQAIPTTGTQRAQKPATGAVPVVPQPLGSEGAASPETGSSPATSGAAPAGSAPAGSTPAGASPASSASEDDARPDDSSRSGDGAGGQSAAPAGAPTGVRGRMSGRGPRRARLQLRHIDTWSALKISLVLSIALFFIWMVAVGLLYLVLGGLGVFDAVNDLFGQIGSASGNDNTGEVLTPGVIFWGAALIGAINVVLLTALCTVGTFIYNLCSDLVGGLEVTLSERD; this comes from the coding sequence ATGAGCGACCGGACGCACGGTTCGGTGCGCACCGACTCCCGGGCCGGGGAGGGCGCCCCCTCCGGTCCCCCCACCGGTGACGCCAAGACCACCCAGGCGATCCCCACCACGGGCACCCAGCGGGCCCAGAAGCCGGCCACCGGCGCCGTGCCGGTGGTCCCGCAGCCGCTCGGCAGCGAGGGAGCCGCCTCCCCGGAGACCGGCTCCTCGCCGGCGACCTCCGGCGCGGCGCCCGCGGGTTCGGCGCCCGCGGGTTCCACGCCTGCGGGCGCATCGCCCGCTTCCTCCGCGTCCGAGGACGATGCACGGCCGGACGACTCCTCGCGGTCCGGCGACGGTGCCGGCGGGCAGTCGGCCGCGCCGGCCGGCGCTCCGACGGGCGTCCGTGGCCGGATGTCCGGACGCGGGCCGCGGCGGGCCCGCCTGCAGCTCCGGCACATCGACACCTGGTCCGCCCTGAAGATCTCGCTGGTGCTGTCCATCGCGCTGTTCTTCATCTGGATGGTCGCCGTCGGCCTGCTCTACCTGGTGCTGGGTGGTCTCGGCGTCTTCGATGCGGTCAACGATCTCTTCGGCCAGATCGGCAGCGCCTCCGGCAACGACAACACCGGCGAGGTGCTGACCCCCGGCGTCATCTTCTGGGGCGCGGCCCTCATCGGCGCGATCAACGTCGTCCTGCTCACCGCGCTGTGCACCGTCGGCACCTTCATCTACAACCTGTGCTCCGACCTGGTCGGCGGCCTGGAGGTCACCCTCTCCGAGCGGGACTGA